The proteins below come from a single Malus domestica chromosome 03, GDT2T_hap1 genomic window:
- the LOC103418486 gene encoding zinc finger protein CONSTANS-LIKE 7-like isoform X1, with translation MRCHSFLRSLKKEEQQVPDSTHNSGEEFSDTNTTKLDDAYTNGDNDHEVDIMDAWEQILGIKEEEDGKLPSDNMYSGHELNWDFMDWDEFPNVEEEGEEIDQKVYHGTDKCFFEEESYYKKNIVKCESIGFWDDDDEKKVQLNLNLNYQEVMDAWSDRGTLWADDCSLSSMASNGNYIGEVPVMEEEKARREARVLRYKEKRQSRLFSKKIRYQVRKLNADKRPRLKQGRFVKRV, from the exons ATGAGGTGCCATTCTTTCTTAAGAAGCCTAAAGAAGGAAGAGCAACAAGTTCCGGACAGTACCCATAATTCTGGTGAAGAATTCTCTGACACTAATACTACAAAATTAGATGATGCTTACACCAATGGAGACAATGATCATGAGGTTGATATCATGGATGCTTGGGAACAAATTTTGGGAatcaaagaggaagaagatggaaaATTACCGAGCGATAACATGTACAGCGGTCACGAGCTCAATTGGGATTTTATGGATTGGGACGAGTTTCCCAATGTAGAAGAAGAAGGGGAGGAGATAGATCAAAAAGTTTATCATGGCACTGATAAGTGCTTCTTTGAAGAGGAGAGCtactacaaaaaaaatattgtaaagTGTGAGAGTATAGGGTTttgggatgatgatgatgagaagAAGGTGCAgctgaatttgaatttgaattatcAAGAGGTTATGGATGCTTGGTCTGATCGCGGTACTCTTTGGGCAGATGATTGTTCACTTTCTTCCATGGCTAGCAATGGCAATTAT ATAGGGGAGGTGCCAGTAATGGAAGAAGAGAAGGCAAGAAGAGAGGCAAGAGTTCTAAGGTACAAGGAGAAACGCCAGTCTAGACTCTTTTCCAAAAAGATAAGGTACCAAGTCCGCAAGCTTAATGCAGATAAAAGACCTAGACTCAAG CAGGGTCGATTTGTGAAGAGGGTTTGA
- the LOC103418486 gene encoding zinc finger protein CONSTANS-LIKE 7-like isoform X6, whose amino-acid sequence MRCHSFLRSLKKEEQQVPDSTHNSGEEFSDTNTTKLDDAYTNGDNDHEVDIMDAWEQILGIKEEEDGKLPSDNMYSGHELNWDFMDWDEFPNVEEEGEEIDQKVYHGTDKCFFEEESYYKKNIVKCESIGFWDDDDEKKVQLNLNLNYQEVMDAWSDRGTLWADDCSLSSMASNGNYIGEVPVMEEEKARREARVLRYKEKRQSRLFSKKIRVDL is encoded by the exons ATGAGGTGCCATTCTTTCTTAAGAAGCCTAAAGAAGGAAGAGCAACAAGTTCCGGACAGTACCCATAATTCTGGTGAAGAATTCTCTGACACTAATACTACAAAATTAGATGATGCTTACACCAATGGAGACAATGATCATGAGGTTGATATCATGGATGCTTGGGAACAAATTTTGGGAatcaaagaggaagaagatggaaaATTACCGAGCGATAACATGTACAGCGGTCACGAGCTCAATTGGGATTTTATGGATTGGGACGAGTTTCCCAATGTAGAAGAAGAAGGGGAGGAGATAGATCAAAAAGTTTATCATGGCACTGATAAGTGCTTCTTTGAAGAGGAGAGCtactacaaaaaaaatattgtaaagTGTGAGAGTATAGGGTTttgggatgatgatgatgagaagAAGGTGCAgctgaatttgaatttgaattatcAAGAGGTTATGGATGCTTGGTCTGATCGCGGTACTCTTTGGGCAGATGATTGTTCACTTTCTTCCATGGCTAGCAATGGCAATTAT ATAGGGGAGGTGCCAGTAATGGAAGAAGAGAAGGCAAGAAGAGAGGCAAGAGTTCTAAGGTACAAGGAGAAACGCCAGTCTAGACTCTTTTCCAAAAAGATAAG GGTCGATTTGTGA
- the LOC103418486 gene encoding zinc finger protein CONSTANS-LIKE 7-like isoform X7 — MRCHSFLRSLKKEEQQVPDSTHNSGEEFSDTNTTKLDDAYTNGDNDHEVDIMDAWEQILGIKEEEDGKLPSDNMYSGHELNWDFMDWDEFPNVEEEGEEIDQKVYHGTDKCFFEEESYYKKNIVKCESIGFWDDDDEKKVQLNLNLNYQEVMDAWSDRGTLWADDCSLSSMASNGNYVREVPVMEEEKARREARVLRYKEKRQSRLFSKKIRVDL, encoded by the exons ATGAGGTGCCATTCTTTCTTAAGAAGCCTAAAGAAGGAAGAGCAACAAGTTCCGGACAGTACCCATAATTCTGGTGAAGAATTCTCTGACACTAATACTACAAAATTAGATGATGCTTACACCAATGGAGACAATGATCATGAGGTTGATATCATGGATGCTTGGGAACAAATTTTGGGAatcaaagaggaagaagatggaaaATTACCGAGCGATAACATGTACAGCGGTCACGAGCTCAATTGGGATTTTATGGATTGGGACGAGTTTCCCAATGTAGAAGAAGAAGGGGAGGAGATAGATCAAAAAGTTTATCATGGCACTGATAAGTGCTTCTTTGAAGAGGAGAGCtactacaaaaaaaatattgtaaagTGTGAGAGTATAGGGTTttgggatgatgatgatgagaagAAGGTGCAgctgaatttgaatttgaattatcAAGAGGTTATGGATGCTTGGTCTGATCGCGGTACTCTTTGGGCAGATGATTGTTCACTTTCTTCCATGGCTAGCAATGGCAATTATGTTA GGGAGGTGCCAGTAATGGAAGAAGAGAAGGCAAGAAGAGAGGCAAGAGTTCTAAGGTACAAGGAGAAACGCCAGTCTAGACTCTTTTCCAAAAAGATAAG GGTCGATTTGTGA
- the LOC103418486 gene encoding zinc finger protein CONSTANS-LIKE 7-like isoform X2: MRCHSFLRSLKKEEQQVPDSTHNSGEEFSDTNTTKLDDAYTNGDNDHEVDIMDAWEQILGIKEEEDGKLPSDNMYSGHELNWDFMDWDEFPNVEEEGEEIDQKVYHGTDKCFFEEESYYKKNIVKCESIGFWDDDDEKKVQLNLNLNYQEVMDAWSDRGTLWADDCSLSSMASNGNYVREVPVMEEEKARREARVLRYKEKRQSRLFSKKIRYQVRKLNADKRPRLKQGRFVKRV; encoded by the exons ATGAGGTGCCATTCTTTCTTAAGAAGCCTAAAGAAGGAAGAGCAACAAGTTCCGGACAGTACCCATAATTCTGGTGAAGAATTCTCTGACACTAATACTACAAAATTAGATGATGCTTACACCAATGGAGACAATGATCATGAGGTTGATATCATGGATGCTTGGGAACAAATTTTGGGAatcaaagaggaagaagatggaaaATTACCGAGCGATAACATGTACAGCGGTCACGAGCTCAATTGGGATTTTATGGATTGGGACGAGTTTCCCAATGTAGAAGAAGAAGGGGAGGAGATAGATCAAAAAGTTTATCATGGCACTGATAAGTGCTTCTTTGAAGAGGAGAGCtactacaaaaaaaatattgtaaagTGTGAGAGTATAGGGTTttgggatgatgatgatgagaagAAGGTGCAgctgaatttgaatttgaattatcAAGAGGTTATGGATGCTTGGTCTGATCGCGGTACTCTTTGGGCAGATGATTGTTCACTTTCTTCCATGGCTAGCAATGGCAATTATGTTA GGGAGGTGCCAGTAATGGAAGAAGAGAAGGCAAGAAGAGAGGCAAGAGTTCTAAGGTACAAGGAGAAACGCCAGTCTAGACTCTTTTCCAAAAAGATAAGGTACCAAGTCCGCAAGCTTAATGCAGATAAAAGACCTAGACTCAAG CAGGGTCGATTTGTGAAGAGGGTTTGA
- the LOC103418486 gene encoding zinc finger protein CONSTANS-LIKE 7-like isoform X5 — protein sequence MRCHSFLRSLKKEEQQVPDSTHNSGEEFSDTNTTKLDDAYTNGDNDHEVDIMDAWEQILGIKEEEDGKLPSDNMYSGHELNWDFMDWDEFPNVEEEGEEIDQKVYHGTDKCFFEEESYYKKNIVKCESIGFWDDDDEKKVQLNLNLNYQEVMDAWSDRGTLWADDCSLSSMASNGNYIGEVPVMEEEKARREARVLRYKEKRQSRLFSKKISRVDL from the exons ATGAGGTGCCATTCTTTCTTAAGAAGCCTAAAGAAGGAAGAGCAACAAGTTCCGGACAGTACCCATAATTCTGGTGAAGAATTCTCTGACACTAATACTACAAAATTAGATGATGCTTACACCAATGGAGACAATGATCATGAGGTTGATATCATGGATGCTTGGGAACAAATTTTGGGAatcaaagaggaagaagatggaaaATTACCGAGCGATAACATGTACAGCGGTCACGAGCTCAATTGGGATTTTATGGATTGGGACGAGTTTCCCAATGTAGAAGAAGAAGGGGAGGAGATAGATCAAAAAGTTTATCATGGCACTGATAAGTGCTTCTTTGAAGAGGAGAGCtactacaaaaaaaatattgtaaagTGTGAGAGTATAGGGTTttgggatgatgatgatgagaagAAGGTGCAgctgaatttgaatttgaattatcAAGAGGTTATGGATGCTTGGTCTGATCGCGGTACTCTTTGGGCAGATGATTGTTCACTTTCTTCCATGGCTAGCAATGGCAATTAT ATAGGGGAGGTGCCAGTAATGGAAGAAGAGAAGGCAAGAAGAGAGGCAAGAGTTCTAAGGTACAAGGAGAAACGCCAGTCTAGACTCTTTTCCAAAAAGATAAG CAGGGTCGATTTGTGA
- the LOC103418486 gene encoding zinc finger protein CONSTANS-LIKE 7-like isoform X4, whose product MRCHSFLRSLKKEEQQVPDSTHNSGEEFSDTNTTKLDDAYTNGDNDHEVDIMDAWEQILGIKEEEDGKLPSDNMYSGHELNWDFMDWDEFPNVEEEGEEIDQKVYHGTDKCFFEEESYYKKNIVKCESIGFWDDDDEKKVQLNLNLNYQEVMDAWSDRGTLWADDCSLSSMASNGNYVREVPVMEEEKARREARVLRYKEKRQSRLFSKKIRYQVRKLNADKRPRLKGRFVKRV is encoded by the exons ATGAGGTGCCATTCTTTCTTAAGAAGCCTAAAGAAGGAAGAGCAACAAGTTCCGGACAGTACCCATAATTCTGGTGAAGAATTCTCTGACACTAATACTACAAAATTAGATGATGCTTACACCAATGGAGACAATGATCATGAGGTTGATATCATGGATGCTTGGGAACAAATTTTGGGAatcaaagaggaagaagatggaaaATTACCGAGCGATAACATGTACAGCGGTCACGAGCTCAATTGGGATTTTATGGATTGGGACGAGTTTCCCAATGTAGAAGAAGAAGGGGAGGAGATAGATCAAAAAGTTTATCATGGCACTGATAAGTGCTTCTTTGAAGAGGAGAGCtactacaaaaaaaatattgtaaagTGTGAGAGTATAGGGTTttgggatgatgatgatgagaagAAGGTGCAgctgaatttgaatttgaattatcAAGAGGTTATGGATGCTTGGTCTGATCGCGGTACTCTTTGGGCAGATGATTGTTCACTTTCTTCCATGGCTAGCAATGGCAATTATGTTA GGGAGGTGCCAGTAATGGAAGAAGAGAAGGCAAGAAGAGAGGCAAGAGTTCTAAGGTACAAGGAGAAACGCCAGTCTAGACTCTTTTCCAAAAAGATAAGGTACCAAGTCCGCAAGCTTAATGCAGATAAAAGACCTAGACTCAAG GGTCGATTTGTGAAGAGGGTTTGA
- the LOC103418486 gene encoding zinc finger protein CONSTANS-LIKE 7-like isoform X3, producing MRCHSFLRSLKKEEQQVPDSTHNSGEEFSDTNTTKLDDAYTNGDNDHEVDIMDAWEQILGIKEEEDGKLPSDNMYSGHELNWDFMDWDEFPNVEEEGEEIDQKVYHGTDKCFFEEESYYKKNIVKCESIGFWDDDDEKKVQLNLNLNYQEVMDAWSDRGTLWADDCSLSSMASNGNYIGEVPVMEEEKARREARVLRYKEKRQSRLFSKKIRYQVRKLNADKRPRLKGRFVKRV from the exons ATGAGGTGCCATTCTTTCTTAAGAAGCCTAAAGAAGGAAGAGCAACAAGTTCCGGACAGTACCCATAATTCTGGTGAAGAATTCTCTGACACTAATACTACAAAATTAGATGATGCTTACACCAATGGAGACAATGATCATGAGGTTGATATCATGGATGCTTGGGAACAAATTTTGGGAatcaaagaggaagaagatggaaaATTACCGAGCGATAACATGTACAGCGGTCACGAGCTCAATTGGGATTTTATGGATTGGGACGAGTTTCCCAATGTAGAAGAAGAAGGGGAGGAGATAGATCAAAAAGTTTATCATGGCACTGATAAGTGCTTCTTTGAAGAGGAGAGCtactacaaaaaaaatattgtaaagTGTGAGAGTATAGGGTTttgggatgatgatgatgagaagAAGGTGCAgctgaatttgaatttgaattatcAAGAGGTTATGGATGCTTGGTCTGATCGCGGTACTCTTTGGGCAGATGATTGTTCACTTTCTTCCATGGCTAGCAATGGCAATTAT ATAGGGGAGGTGCCAGTAATGGAAGAAGAGAAGGCAAGAAGAGAGGCAAGAGTTCTAAGGTACAAGGAGAAACGCCAGTCTAGACTCTTTTCCAAAAAGATAAGGTACCAAGTCCGCAAGCTTAATGCAGATAAAAGACCTAGACTCAAG GGTCGATTTGTGAAGAGGGTTTGA
- the LOC103418475 gene encoding LOB domain-containing protein 12 yields the protein MGSGSSPCASCRLLRRRCAKDCIFAPYFPSDDPYKFAIVHKVFGASNVSKMLQELPIHQRGDAVSSLVYEANARVRDPVYGCVGAISFLQNQVSELQMQLAVAQAETLCFQMQQDPVAVPTQIDQHHHQHQDHDQKSLLLSNSDFNSIPHQYFSSFASPSNVIQDPLKRESLWT from the exons ATGGGATCGGGCTCTTCGCCGTGTGCTTCTTGCAGGTTGTTGAGGCGCCGGTGTGCCAAGGACTGCATCTTTGCCCCATACTTCCCTTCTGATGACCCTTATAAGTTTGCCATTGTTCACAAGGTCTTTGGTGCTAGCAATGTCAGCAAAATGTTGCag GAGCTTCCCATTCATCAAAGAGGAGATGCTGTGAGCAGTTTGGTTTATGAAGCAAATGCAAGAGTGAGAGACCCAGTTTACGGGTGTGTTGGGGCAATTTCTTTCCTGCAGAATCAAGTTTCTGAGCTGCAAATGCAGCTTGCAGTGGCTCAGGCAGAGACACTTTGCTTCCAGATGCAACAGGATCCTGTAGCCGTACCAACCCAGATTGATCAACACCATCATCAACATCAAGATCATGACCAGAAGTCCCTTCTTTTATCCAACAGCGACTTCAATAGCATTCCACATCAATACTTCAGCAGCTTCGCTTCTCCTAGCAATGTTATCCAAGACCCTCTTAAAAGAGAGTCTCTTTGGACTTGA
- the LOC103419869 gene encoding UDP-glycosyltransferase 87A1 — MDSSREQQRTSVYHVVAVPHPSRSHINSLMNFCKLLASQERDILVTFVLTQEWLGLIGSDSKPDSIRFAAIPNVIPSEHVRVADMDAFLDAVRTKMEEPFELLLDQLEQTPSLIVADTVLHWTVAVGNRRNIPSASFWPMSASFFSLFQHFRLLSQNEHFPANLLEKGNERVDYIPGVSPTRLADLPQFVYESNQKILGLLLNSLSWVPKAQYMLFPATFHELETLTIDVLRSELSLPIYTMGPPIPYSKENDLPTPVPSDDSYFQWLDSQPCSSVLYIGMGSFLSFSSAQIDEIAAGLRNSGVRFIWAARGECKRLKEACGDMGLVVPWCDQLRVLRHSSIGGFLSHCGWNSVMEGVSAGVIFFTLPILYDQGMNSNQIVEEWKVGWRVRKIEDKIDHLVTKEEIAGLMKKFMDLEDDEGKEMRRRARELKQLCHDAIAEGGSSHTNIKAFIRDISHRA, encoded by the exons ATGGATTCCTCCAGAGAACAACAACGAACCAGTGTCTACCACGTGGTGGCAGTGCCTCACCCAAGCCGAAGCCACATCAACTCACTGATGAACTTCTGCAAGTTGCTTGCTTCACAAGAGAGAGACATTCTCGTCACCTTCGTCCTCACACAAGAGTGGCTTGGCCTCATCGGATCCGACTCCAAACCCGACAGCATTCGGTTCGCTGCCATTCCCAACGTAATCCCATCTGAGCATGTCCGTGTCGCCGACATGGATGCCTTCTTAGACGCCGTCAGGACCAAAATGGAAGAGCCTTTCGAGCTCCTTCTGGATCAGCTGGAGCAGACACCTAGTTTGATAGTAGCTGACACTGTACTGCATTGGACAGTCGCTGTCGGAAACCGAAGGAATATCCCATCGGCGTCGTTTTGGCCAATGTCCgcttcatttttttctctttttcagcATTTTCGCCTTCTCTCGCAGAATGAGCACTTCCCAGCTAACCTCTTGG AGAAAGGAAACGAACGTGTGGACTACATTCCAGGAGTTTCTCCGACACGACTAGCGGACCTCCCTCAGTTTGTTTATGAAAGCAACCAAAAGATTCTAGGCCTTTTGTTAAACTCCTTATCTTGGGTACCTAAAGCACAATACATGTTATTCCCTGCCACCTTCCATGAACTTGAAACCCTAACCATCGACGTTTTACGATCAGAATTATCACTACCCATTTACACTATGGGCCCACCAATACCCTACTCCAAGGAAAATGACCTCCCTACCCCAGTTCCTAGTGATGATAGCTACTTCCAATGGTTAGACTCTCAACCTTGTAGCTCAGTTTTGTACATCGGCATGGGAAGTTTCCTTTCATTTTCTAGCGCCCAAATTGATGAGATCGCTGCCGGTTTGCGCAACAGCGGCGTTCGGTTCATTTGGGCGGCTCGCGGAGAATGCAAAAGGTTAAAAGAGGCTTGTGGGGACATGGGGTTGGTAGTGCCTTGGTGTGACCAATTGAGGGTTTTGCGCCATTCTAGTATTGGGGGGTTTTTGAGTCACTGTGGTTGGAACTCGGTTATGGAAGGTGTTTCTGCTggtgttattttttttaccttACCTATACTTTACGATCAAGGAATGAATAGTAACCAGATTGTGGAGGAATGGAAGGTTGGGTGGAGGGTGAGGAAGATTGAGGACAAAATTGACCATTTGGTGACAAAGGAGGAGATTGCAGGCTTAATGAAGAAGTTTATGGATTTGGAGGATGATGAAGGGAAGGAAATGAGGAGGAGAGCTAGAGAACTTAAGCAGTTATGTCATGATGCCATTGCAGAAGGTGGATCATCCCATACCAACATCAAGGCCTTCATTAGAGATATTTCTCATAGGGCGTGA